A single Populus nigra chromosome 13, ddPopNigr1.1, whole genome shotgun sequence DNA region contains:
- the LOC133671390 gene encoding structural maintenance of chromosomes protein 4, translating into MGMESGDDEFMTSESNSVRTSAGGSSKAPRLFIKEMIMRNFKSYAGEQRVGPFHKSFSAVVGPNGSGKSNVIDAMLFVFGKRAKQMRLNKVSELIHNSTNHQNLDSAGVSVHFQEIIDLDDGTYEAVSGSDFVITRVAFRDNSSKYYINDRSSNFTEVTKKLKGKGVDLDNNRFLILQGEVEQISLMRPKAQGLHDEGFLEYLEDIIGTNKYVEKIDESSKELESLNEKRSGVVQMVKLAEKERDSLEDVKNEAEAYMLQELSLLKWQEKATKLAHEDTSARMMELHTSVSSLEENLKAEREKIQESHKTMKELEIVHKKYIKRQEELDNDLRTCKEEFKEFERQDVKYREDLKHMKQKMKKLEDKLEKDSSKIDDLTKECENSANLIPKLEDNIPKLQKLLLEEERMLEEVVENSKVETERYRSELVKVRAELEPWEKQLIDHKGKLEVAYTESKLLNEKHEAGRAAFENAHKQMDNISGSIEMKTATIAKLQSNIEKHKLEASEARKVEQESIKEQEELIPLEQAARQKVAELKSIIDLEKSQGSVLKAILHAKESNEIRGIHGRMGDLGAIDAKYDVAISTACPGLDYIVVETTAAAQACVELLRREKLGVATFMILEKQVDHSSKMKHNVSTPEGVPRLFDLVRVQDERMKLAFYAALGNTVVAKDLDQATRIAYGGNLEFRRVVTLDGALFEKSGTMSGGGTKPRGGKMGTSIRATSVSGEAVTSAEKELSTMVDRLNGIRQRIADSVKHYQASEKAIAHLEMELAKSQKEIDSLNTEHSYLEKQLGSLKAASEPKKDELDRLEELKRIIVTEEKEIDRLIQGSKKLKEKALELQSKIENAGGERLKSQKAKVNRIQSDMDKNSTEINRHKVQIETGHKMIKKLTKGIEDSRKEKERLTEEREKLRGIFKEIEEKAFAVQENYKKTQELIDQHKEVLDKAKSEYEKVKKIVDELRASEVDADYRLQDMKKSYKELELKGKGYKKKLDDLQNALLHHMEQTQKELEDPEKLQATLADKTLAEACDLKRALERVVLLEAQLKDMNPNLDSISEYRRKVSSYNERVEELNLVTQQRDDIKRQYDEWRKKRLDEFMAGFNTISLKLKEMYQMITLGGDAELELVDSLDPFSEGVVFSVRPPKKSWKNIANLSGGEKTLSSLALVFALHHYKPTPLYVMDEIDAALDFKNVSIVGHYVKDRTKDAQFIIISLRNNMFELADRLVGIYKTDNCTKSITINPGSFVVCQNAA; encoded by the exons GATGATGGGACCTATGAGGCTGTTTCAGGAAGTGATTTTGTAATTACAAGAGTTGCATTTCGGGATAACTCATCCAAGTACTACATCAATGATCGTTCGAGCAATTTTACTGAAGTTACCAAGAAACTGAAAGGAAAAGGAGTTGACCTGGACAATAATCGTTTTCTGATTCTTCAG GGTGAGGTTGAACAGATTTCATTGATGAGGCCAAAAGCTCAAGGACTCCATGATGAAggttttcttgaatatttagaGGACATAATTGGAACTAACaaatatgttgaaaaaattgatgaatCATCCAAGGA GTTGGAATCCCTTAACGAGAAAAGATCTGGGGTGGTACAGATGGTTAAGTTGGCCGAGAAGGAAAGAGACAGCTTGGAG GATGTGAAGAATGAAGCAGAGGCCTACATGCTTCAAGAGTTATCATTGCTGAAATGGCAAGAGAAAGCCACAAAATTAGCTCATGAAGATACTAGTGCAAGAATGATGGAACTGCACACTAGTGTATCTAGTTTGGAAGAAAATTTAAAGGCTgaaag AGAGAAGATTCAAGAAAGTCACAAAACAATGAAGGAGCTTGAGATTGTGcataaaaagtatattaaaagaCAAGAG GAACTTGACAATGATCTCAGAACCTGTAAAGAGGAGTTCAAGGAGTTTGAAAGGCAGGATGTTAAATACCGGGAGGATCTGAAGCACATGAAGCAAAAGATGAAGAAACTTgaagataaacttgaaaaa GATTCGTCAAAGATTGATGACTTAACAAAAGAATGTGAGAACTCGGCAAATTTGATTCCAAAACTTGAAGATAACATCCCCAAACTTCAGAAACTCTTGCTCGAGGAGGAGAGGATGCTAGAAGAAGTTGTGGAAAATTCTAAAG TTGAAACAGAGAGGTATCGCTCAGAACTCGTGAAGGTTCGTGCTGAACTAGAACCGTGGGAAAAGCAACTAATTGATCACAAAGGAAAACTTGAAGTTGCATATACTGAAAGCAAGCTTTTGAACGAGAAG CATGAAGCTGGTCGTGCAGCTTTTGAAAATGCACACAAGCAGATGGATAATATATCTGGAAGCATCGAAATGAAAACTGCAACCATTGCAAAATTACAGAGTAATATAGAAAAGCACAAACTTGAAGCATCAGAAGCTCGTAAAGTGGAACAG GAATCCATCAAAGAACAAGAAGAGCTTATTCCTCTAGAACAAGCTGCAAGACAGAAGGTTGCTGAACTTAAGTCAATTATTGATTTGGAAAAGAGTCAGGGATCAGTATTGAAAGCAATTTTGCATGCCAAGGAATCTAATGAAATAAGGGGAATACATGGGCGAATGGGAGATTTAGGTGCCATTGATG CAAAATATGATGTTGCCATATCAACAGCTTGTCCTGGACTTGATTATATTGTGGTGGAGACAACTGCTGCAGCACAAGCATGTGTGGAGCTGCTCCGAAGAGAGAAGCTTGGGGTTGCCACTTTCATGATACTG GAGAAGCAAGTTGACCATTCATCAAAGATGAAGCATAATGTGAGCACTCCAGAGGGTGTTCCACGCCTTTTTGATCTAGTTAGAGTTCAAGATGAAAGAATGAAACTTGCCTTCTATGCTGCTCTGGGTAATACTGTTGTAGCAAAGGATCTTGATCAG GCAACAAGAATTGCATACGGTGGAAATTTGGAATTTCGACGAGTGGTTACTCTCGATGGTGCACTTTTTGAAAAATCTGGTACTATGAGTGGTGGGGGAACTAAGCCACGTGGTGGTAAGATGGGGACATCGATTCGGGCTACCAGTGTTTCTGGAGAAGCGGTCACAAGTGCAGAGAAGGAGCTCTCTACCATGGTTGATAGATTAAATGGTATACGCCAACGAATTGCTGATTCAGTGAAACACTACCAAGCCTCGGAAAAAGCAATTGCACACCTGGAGATGGAACTGGCTAAAAGCCAGAAAGAG ATTGATAGTCTGAATACAGAACATAGTTATCTGGAGAAACAACTTGGTTCCCTGAAAGCTGCGTCAGAGCCAAAGAAAGATGAGCTTGATAGGCTGGAGGAACTCAAAAGGATAATAGTGACAGAGGAAAAGGAGATTGACAGACTTATTCAGGGGTCTAAAAAGCTGAAGGAAAAG GCTTTGGAGCTTCAGAGTAAAATAGAAAATGCCGGGGGTGAAAGGTTGAAATCACAGAAGGCAAAGGTCAACAGGATTCAGTCT GATATGGATAAAAATAGCACAGAGATCAACCGTCACAAGGTTCAAATAGAGACAGGTCATAAAATGATAAAGAAGTTGACCAAAGGGATTGAGGATTCAAGGAAGGAAAAGGAGCGGCTTACAGAGGAGAGGGAAAAACTGAGaggtatttttaaagaaattgaagaaaaggcATTTGCAGTTCAAGAGAATTACAAAAAGACACAGGAG CTGATTGATCAACATAAAGAAGTGCTAGATAAAGCCAAATCTGAGTacgaaaaagtgaaaaaaattgtgGATGAGTTGCGGGCATCAGAG GTCGATGCTGATTACAGGTTACAAGATATGAAGAAGAGCTACAAGGAGTTGGAATTGAAGGGGAAGGGTTACAAAAAGAAGCTTGATGACTTGCAAAATGCTCTTCTACACCATATGGAGCA AACTCAGAAAGAACTAGAGGACCCTGAAAAACTTCAAGCAACCCTTGCTGATAAGACTCTTGCTGAGGCTTGTGACCTCAAAAGGGCCCTTGAAAGGGTAGTGTTGTTGGAAGCACAATTGAAAGATATGAACCCAAACTTAGATTCAATCTCAGA ATATCGGAGAAAGGTATCATCATATAATGAGCGGGTTGAGGAGCTGAACTTGGTAACTCAACAACGTGATGATATAAAAAGGCAGTATGATGAATGGAGAAAGAAAAG GTTGGATGAATTCATGGCAGGGTTCAATACAATATCATTGAAGCTGAAGGAAATGTATCAG ATGATTACTCTTGGAGGTGATGCAGAACTTGAGCTAGTGGATTCTTTGGATCCATTTTCTGAAGGTGTTGTTTTCAGTGTCAGACCACCAAAGAAGAGCTGGAAGAATATTGCAAACTTATCTGGTGGTGAAAAG ACTCTGAGCTCACTAGCTCTTGTTTTCGCGCTTCATCATTACAAGCCTACTCCACTGTAtgtaatggatgaaattgatgcTGCTCTGG ATTTCAAGAACGTTTCTATTGTGGGACATTATGTGAAGGACCGAACAAAGGATGCACAGTTCATCATTATAAG CCTAAGGAACAACATGTTTGAGTTGGCGGATCGACTTGTTGGGATTTATAAAACCGATAACTGCACTAAGAGCATTACCATCAATCCAGGGAGCTTTGTTGTGTGCCAAAATGCTGCTTAA
- the LOC133671391 gene encoding aquaporin NIP2-1-like: MATVDQEMNISVESSRFHLVKRFREHYPSGFHRKVVAEVIATYLLVFVTCGAAAISASDEHKVSKLGASVAGGLIVTVMIYAVGHISGAHMNPAVTTAFAAVLNFPWKQVPFYAAAQLTGAISASFTLKVLLHPIRNVGTTSPSGTVVQALIMEIVVTFCMMFITSAVATDTKAVGELAGIAVGSAVCITSILAGPVSGGSMNPARTLGPAIASRYFKGVWVYLLGPVTGTLLGAWSYNLIRVTDKPVQAIPRRFSFGSRRTRAIDEQSPSMGPLDAF, encoded by the exons ATGGCGACAGTAGATCAAGAAATGAACATCTCGGTAGAGAGCTCAAGGTTTCACCTTGTTAAACGGTTTCGAGAACATTATCCTTCTGGTTTTCACAGAAAG gTGGTGGCAGAGGTTATAGCAACCTATCTGTTGGTCTTTGTGACATGTGGTGCTGCTGCTATTAGTGCTAGTGACGAGCACAAAGTCTCAAAACTAGGAGCGTCAGTAGCAGGAGGGCTCATAGTGACTGTGATGATCTATGCAGTAGGGCACATCTCTGGTGCACACATGAACCCTGCTGTCACCACAGCTTTTGCAGCCGTCCTAAATTTTCCTTGGAAACAG GTCCCATTTTATGCTGCAGCGCAATTAACAGGAGCAATTTCTGCTTCATTTACTCTGAAAGTGCTCCTACATCCCATAAGAAATGTCGGCACTACTTCACCATCTGGAACAGTTGTTCAAGCTCTCATCATGGAAATCGTCGTAACATTTTGCATGATGTTCATCACTTCTGCTGTGGCTACCGATACTAAAGCT gtAGGAGAACTGGCAGGTATAGCTGTTGGTTCGGCAGTCTGTATAACATCCATCTTGGCCGG CCCAGTATCAGGTGGATCTATGAACCCAGCAAGGACACTGGGACCAGCAATTGCTAGTCGATACTTTAAAGGCGTATGGGTGTACCTGCTCGGACCAGTGACAGGAACGCTCCTTGGAGCATGGTCCTACAATCTGATTCGCGTGACTGACAAACCAGTTCAAGCAATTCCTCGTCGTTTTTCATTCGGATCTCGTAGAACGAGGGCCATTGATGAGCAGTCTCCGAGCATGGGCCCTCTCGATGCTTTCTGA